In Aliamphritea ceti, a single window of DNA contains:
- the tal gene encoding transaldolase codes for MQNQLDQLKQFTTIVADTGDIKAIEQLKPQDATTNPSLLLKASQDESYRPFITQASQWALSQGGSSAELLAHTSDKLSVLAGCEILKYIPGRISTEVDSRLSFNTQATIDKARKLIGLYNEAGISNDRVLIKIASTWEGIEAARQLEKEGINCNLTLLFGFAQAVACADAGTYLISPFVGRILDWHKANSPEGTDLNGANDPGVISVSRIFNYYKQHNFDTIVMGASFRNAEEIRQLAGCDRLTISPALITELANTQLPLDRKLFAETPVGAGGLEANNEAVFRWNMNEDAMATEKLAEGIRNFTKDQLTLEKQLSTLLK; via the coding sequence ATGCAGAACCAACTGGATCAGTTGAAACAATTCACCACAATCGTTGCAGACACTGGCGATATTAAAGCAATTGAACAATTAAAGCCTCAGGATGCAACAACCAACCCCTCGCTGCTGCTCAAAGCCAGCCAGGACGAAAGTTATCGCCCTTTCATTACACAAGCCAGCCAGTGGGCATTAAGCCAGGGTGGCAGCTCTGCAGAGCTACTGGCACATACCAGCGACAAACTGTCCGTTCTGGCCGGCTGTGAAATTCTTAAATACATCCCGGGCCGGATATCAACAGAAGTAGATTCACGCCTGTCATTTAATACCCAGGCAACTATCGATAAAGCACGCAAGTTAATCGGGCTCTATAACGAAGCTGGTATTAGCAACGATCGCGTACTGATCAAAATTGCATCCACCTGGGAAGGTATCGAAGCCGCCCGTCAATTAGAAAAGGAAGGTATCAATTGTAACCTGACCTTGCTATTTGGCTTTGCACAGGCAGTCGCGTGTGCCGATGCAGGTACCTATCTAATATCCCCCTTCGTCGGCCGTATCCTGGACTGGCATAAAGCCAACAGCCCTGAAGGCACAGACTTAAACGGCGCTAACGATCCCGGAGTGATTTCTGTCAGCCGGATCTTTAATTATTACAAGCAGCACAACTTCGATACTATTGTCATGGGAGCAAGCTTCCGTAACGCTGAAGAAATTCGTCAACTGGCTGGCTGTGACCGCCTGACAATTAGCCCGGCTCTGATCACAGAGCTAGCAAATACTCAGCTGCCATTAGACCGTAAGCTATTCGCGGAAACACCTGTTGGCGCTGGAGGTCTGGAAGCTAACAACGAAGCAGTCTTCCGCTGGAATATGAATGAAGATGCCATGGCAACTGAAAAACTTGCTGAAGGTATTCGTAACTTCACAAAAGATCAGCTAACACTTGAGAAGCAGCTAAGCACTCTGCTCAAATAA
- the xsc gene encoding sulfoacetaldehyde acetyltransferase, with the protein MARMTPSEAFVETLVANGVTDCFGIMGSAFMDAMDIFTPAGIRLIPVVHEQGAGHMADGYARVSGRHGVCIAQNGPGITNFVTAIAAAYWAHSPVVCITPETGTNSQGLGGFQEAEQLPFFETITKYQVSVVNNARMAELTARCFDRAMLENGPTQLNIPRDNFYGDIDCVIPEPIRIERSAGGPESLKAAAELLANAEFPVMVSGGGVVMGDAFEQAIAIAEQLEMPVVSSYLHNDSFPASHRLGTGSLGYQGSKAAMRVIAKADVILALGTRLGPFGTLPQHGMDYWPKDAQIIQVDCDAKMLGLVKKISIGIHGDAKATANALMDLLAGKSPKCLDNKEERLKLVAAEKEAWETELTEWIHEKDAYSLDMIEEQAAEEGNFMHPRQVLRALEEAMPADVMVSTDIGNINSVANSYLRFERPRSFFAPMSFGNCGYALPTIMGAKVAAPERPAVSYAGDGAWGMSMMEIMTCVREDIPVTAVVFHNRQWGAEKKNQVEFYNRRFVAGELENQSFAGIAKAMGSEGVVVDKLEDVGPALKEAIRKQMEERITTVIEVMCTRELGDPFRRDALAKPTRHLDKYKDFV; encoded by the coding sequence ATGGCTCGTATGACTCCTAGTGAAGCATTTGTAGAAACCCTTGTTGCCAACGGTGTTACTGACTGTTTTGGTATCATGGGTTCTGCATTTATGGATGCAATGGATATTTTCACTCCAGCAGGTATCCGTTTGATCCCTGTAGTGCATGAGCAAGGTGCTGGCCATATGGCTGACGGTTACGCTCGTGTATCTGGTCGTCACGGTGTTTGTATCGCTCAGAACGGTCCTGGTATCACTAACTTCGTTACTGCGATCGCTGCGGCGTACTGGGCTCACTCTCCAGTTGTATGTATTACTCCTGAAACTGGTACTAACTCCCAGGGTCTGGGTGGTTTCCAGGAAGCTGAACAGCTGCCATTCTTCGAAACTATCACTAAGTACCAGGTTAGCGTTGTAAACAATGCTCGTATGGCTGAACTGACAGCTCGTTGTTTCGACCGCGCTATGCTGGAAAACGGTCCTACTCAGCTGAACATCCCACGTGATAACTTCTACGGCGACATCGACTGTGTTATCCCTGAGCCGATCCGTATCGAGCGTTCTGCTGGTGGCCCTGAGTCTCTGAAAGCTGCTGCTGAATTGCTGGCTAACGCTGAATTCCCAGTGATGGTTTCTGGTGGTGGTGTAGTAATGGGTGATGCTTTTGAACAGGCTATCGCTATTGCTGAACAACTGGAAATGCCAGTTGTAAGCAGCTACCTGCACAATGACTCTTTCCCTGCTTCTCACCGTCTGGGTACTGGTTCTCTGGGTTACCAGGGTTCTAAAGCTGCAATGCGCGTTATCGCTAAGGCTGACGTAATTCTGGCTCTGGGTACTCGTCTGGGACCATTCGGTACTTTGCCACAGCACGGCATGGATTACTGGCCAAAAGACGCTCAGATCATCCAGGTTGATTGCGATGCTAAGATGCTGGGTCTGGTTAAGAAAATCTCTATCGGTATCCACGGCGATGCAAAAGCAACTGCTAATGCACTGATGGACCTGCTGGCTGGCAAGTCTCCTAAGTGTCTGGATAACAAAGAAGAGCGTCTGAAGCTGGTTGCTGCTGAGAAAGAAGCTTGGGAAACTGAGCTGACTGAGTGGATCCACGAGAAAGATGCTTACTCTCTGGACATGATCGAAGAGCAAGCTGCCGAAGAAGGCAACTTCATGCACCCACGTCAGGTTCTGCGTGCACTTGAAGAAGCTATGCCAGCAGACGTTATGGTGTCTACCGATATCGGTAACATCAACTCTGTAGCTAACAGCTACCTGCGTTTCGAGCGTCCACGTTCTTTCTTCGCACCAATGTCTTTCGGTAACTGTGGTTACGCACTGCCTACTATCATGGGTGCTAAAGTTGCTGCTCCTGAGCGTCCAGCTGTATCTTACGCTGGTGACGGCGCATGGGGCATGTCTATGATGGAAATCATGACTTGTGTACGTGAAGATATCCCTGTTACTGCTGTTGTATTCCACAACCGTCAGTGGGGTGCAGAGAAGAAGAACCAGGTTGAATTCTACAACCGTCGTTTCGTAGCTGGTGAGCTGGAAAACCAGAGCTTTGCGGGCATCGCTAAAGCAATGGGTTCTGAAGGCGTTGTTGTAGACAAGCTGGAAGACGTAGGTCCTGCTCTGAAAGAAGCTATCCGTAAGCAGATGGAAGAGCGTATCACTACAGTAATCGAAGTTATGTGTACTCGTGAACTGGGTGATCCGTTCCGCCGTGACGCACTGGCTAAGCCAACTCGTCACCTGGACAAGTACAAAGACTTCGTATAA
- the ald gene encoding alanine dehydrogenase, protein MLIGVPKEIKNHEYRIGMVPASVQELTSRGHQVMVETQGGAGIGFSDDDYRAAGASIANSPEEIFASAEMIVKVKEPQAVERKMLRPDQLLFTYLHLAPDPEQTDDLQASGATCIAYETVTSDRGGLPLLAPMSEVAGRMSIQAGAACLEKSKQGRGVLLGGVPGVEPAKVTIIGGGVVGTNAARMAIGLGAQVVVLDRSVDVLRRMVSEFGTAVQTVYSSKAALEEHVLSADLVIGGVLIPGAAAPKLVTADMVSRMKRGSAVVDVAIDQGGCFETSHATTHQDPTYIVDDVVHYCVANMPGAVARTSTLALNNATLPFIVALADLGWQEAIRRDKHLANGLNVHAGKITSEEVAVALGREYAPFSA, encoded by the coding sequence ATGTTGATAGGTGTCCCGAAAGAGATAAAAAATCACGAATACCGTATTGGTATGGTACCTGCCAGTGTGCAGGAGCTAACCAGCCGCGGGCATCAGGTGATGGTGGAAACTCAGGGCGGTGCTGGTATCGGTTTTAGCGACGATGATTATCGTGCAGCCGGTGCAAGCATTGCGAATAGTCCTGAAGAAATTTTTGCCAGCGCTGAAATGATTGTGAAGGTGAAGGAGCCGCAGGCCGTTGAACGGAAAATGCTGCGCCCGGATCAGTTACTCTTTACTTATCTTCACCTTGCTCCGGATCCTGAGCAAACCGATGATTTGCAAGCGAGCGGGGCAACCTGCATTGCATATGAGACGGTGACCTCTGACCGTGGTGGCCTGCCGTTACTTGCGCCTATGTCTGAAGTGGCCGGACGGATGTCTATCCAGGCCGGTGCTGCCTGCCTCGAGAAGTCCAAGCAGGGACGTGGTGTGTTACTGGGTGGTGTGCCGGGTGTAGAACCGGCAAAAGTGACTATTATTGGTGGTGGCGTTGTCGGTACGAATGCTGCCCGTATGGCGATTGGTCTGGGTGCCCAGGTGGTGGTTCTGGACCGTTCTGTCGATGTTTTACGTCGTATGGTTTCTGAGTTTGGTACGGCGGTACAAACTGTATATTCCAGCAAGGCAGCTCTTGAAGAGCATGTGCTGTCGGCTGATCTGGTAATTGGCGGTGTGCTGATTCCGGGTGCGGCGGCACCAAAATTGGTTACGGCCGATATGGTGTCCCGAATGAAACGTGGTTCTGCGGTTGTGGATGTTGCAATTGACCAGGGTGGTTGTTTTGAAACGTCTCATGCAACAACTCATCAGGACCCTACTTATATTGTTGATGATGTAGTGCATTACTGTGTGGCGAATATGCCAGGCGCTGTTGCCCGCACATCGACTCTGGCTCTGAATAACGCCACTTTGCCATTTATTGTGGCACTGGCGGATCTGGGCTGGCAGGAAGCCATTCGCCGGGACAAGCACCTGGCAAATGGCCTCAACGTTCATGCTGGTAAGATCACCAGTGAAGAAGTCGCAGTGGCGTTAGGGCGTGAATATGCGCCTTTCAGCGCTTAA
- the speA gene encoding biosynthetic arginine decarboxylase has product MATPSSDFPASNSTPANAESPWNTENSADLYGVRNWGAGYFDIADNGEAIVTVTNGRRPEVSLLDIVEGMKERGLEMPAVLRIENVLDQRIKELNEAFARAIKDTGYNNEYRGVFPIKVNQQCHVIEEIADFGSHYHHGLEAGSKAELIIALSQLKDHRSLIICNGYKDAEFIELGLYARQMGIPCFFVLETPTELPIILERSKALNIDPLIGVRIKSSVVVEGHWNEDSGDRSIFGLSTGGLLDVIDELKSADMLHCLQLLHCHLGSQIPNIRNIRSGVLEACRFYTGLIAEGAPMGYLDLGGGLAVDYEGARTNSTHSMNYQLDEYCVNIVETIRESLDPLDISHPVIVSESGRATVAYSSMLLFNILDVRNHEPSPLPAQLPEDSHELLHNLFAVLQAVDVQKFQECYNDALYYRDEIRELFRRGQTDLRARAMAENITLAVLEKIAKLLSQVDRVPPELEKLPELLSDIYYGNFSLFQSLPDIWAIDQVFPIMPIHRLDEKPSREAILADITCDCDGKIDHFTTPNGIRNTLPLHPLRDGEEYYLSIFLVGAYQETLGDLHNLFGDTNVVSVKVNSDGSFDFAREFQGDSIADVLSYVEYDPKHMQEQFRRTAEQAVRDKRINVAQRQQMLKAFRESLQGYTYFEREQH; this is encoded by the coding sequence ATGGCGACACCTTCTTCAGACTTTCCAGCTTCCAATTCCACACCCGCAAACGCAGAATCCCCGTGGAATACCGAAAACAGTGCCGACCTTTACGGTGTACGTAACTGGGGTGCCGGCTACTTCGACATTGCAGATAATGGCGAAGCAATTGTTACCGTCACTAACGGTAGACGTCCAGAAGTATCGCTGCTTGATATCGTTGAAGGTATGAAAGAACGTGGCCTGGAAATGCCCGCGGTACTGCGCATTGAGAATGTTCTGGATCAGCGCATTAAAGAACTTAATGAAGCCTTTGCCCGTGCCATTAAAGATACCGGCTATAACAATGAATACCGCGGTGTCTTCCCGATTAAGGTCAATCAGCAATGTCATGTTATTGAAGAAATTGCTGATTTTGGCAGCCATTACCATCACGGGCTGGAAGCAGGCAGTAAAGCTGAACTCATCATTGCACTGTCGCAACTCAAAGATCACCGTAGCCTGATCATCTGCAACGGCTATAAGGATGCTGAATTCATTGAACTGGGACTTTATGCCCGGCAAATGGGCATTCCCTGCTTCTTCGTATTAGAAACACCAACCGAACTGCCAATTATTCTGGAACGCAGTAAAGCGCTGAATATTGACCCGTTAATTGGCGTACGCATTAAGTCTTCTGTAGTAGTTGAAGGTCACTGGAACGAAGACAGTGGCGACCGTTCGATCTTCGGCCTATCTACCGGCGGCCTGTTAGATGTAATTGATGAACTGAAGTCCGCAGACATGCTGCACTGTCTGCAACTACTGCATTGCCACCTTGGTTCGCAGATTCCGAATATACGCAATATTCGCAGTGGTGTGCTGGAAGCTTGCCGTTTCTATACTGGGTTGATTGCTGAAGGTGCGCCTATGGGCTATCTGGATCTGGGCGGCGGACTGGCGGTGGATTATGAAGGCGCCCGTACTAACAGCACCCACAGCATGAATTATCAGTTGGATGAATACTGCGTCAATATCGTTGAAACCATTCGTGAAAGTCTGGACCCACTGGATATCAGCCACCCAGTCATTGTTTCCGAATCCGGTCGCGCCACTGTCGCTTACTCATCAATGTTGCTGTTCAATATTCTGGATGTACGTAACCACGAACCATCGCCGTTACCGGCACAATTGCCGGAAGATTCCCACGAATTACTGCATAACCTCTTTGCAGTCTTACAGGCGGTAGACGTACAGAAATTTCAGGAGTGCTATAACGACGCACTCTACTATCGGGATGAAATTCGCGAATTGTTCCGCCGTGGTCAAACCGACCTGCGTGCCCGGGCAATGGCTGAAAACATAACCCTGGCCGTATTAGAAAAAATCGCCAAATTACTCAGTCAGGTCGACCGCGTACCGCCAGAACTGGAAAAACTGCCTGAGTTGCTGTCAGACATTTACTATGGCAACTTCAGCCTGTTTCAGTCTCTGCCAGACATCTGGGCCATCGATCAGGTATTTCCGATCATGCCAATTCACCGGCTTGACGAAAAGCCCAGCCGCGAAGCTATTTTAGCGGATATAACTTGCGACTGTGACGGCAAGATTGACCACTTCACCACCCCTAACGGCATCCGAAACACCTTGCCATTACACCCGCTGCGGGATGGTGAAGAATATTACCTGAGCATCTTTCTGGTCGGTGCATATCAGGAAACTCTGGGAGATTTGCATAACCTGTTTGGCGATACTAACGTTGTCAGCGTGAAGGTAAACAGCGATGGCAGTTTCGACTTTGCCCGCGAATTCCAGGGCGACAGCATTGCCGACGTACTTAGCTATGTCGAATACGACCCAAAGCACATGCAGGAACAATTTCGCCGTACCGCCGAGCAGGCCGTGCGGGACAAACGCATCAATGTTGCCCAGCGGCAACAAATGCTTAAAGCGTTCCGGGAAAGCCTGCAGGGCTACACCTACTTCGAACGCGAACAACATTAA
- a CDS encoding LuxR family transcriptional regulator, with translation MKIILADRSPLFRLGLSLALEQAGIIVDTFEVNSLEQMTGRLNKINGTVVVVVDALLPGLESLSQLKIAAGNADVRFLIMTNNLDIVISRWAILNGFHGVIAKTSGMEEYGNAIRNVLEGHIWRYDETADPDQLSGQQTRIGYALRRLSEQENNVLSLVRCGLRNKQIAHQMSLTEHTIKSHMSNILRKLEIENRTQLVIAVQKIDINQTRLLTA, from the coding sequence ATGAAGATCATACTTGCAGATCGCTCGCCGCTGTTTCGTTTAGGTTTAAGTCTTGCTCTGGAGCAGGCTGGAATCATTGTTGATACGTTTGAAGTAAACAGTCTCGAACAGATGACCGGCCGTTTAAACAAAATTAACGGTACTGTAGTAGTTGTCGTTGATGCTCTGTTACCAGGGTTAGAAAGTCTTAGTCAGTTAAAAATTGCTGCTGGCAATGCTGATGTGCGTTTTCTGATCATGACAAATAATCTGGATATCGTTATATCCCGCTGGGCTATTTTGAATGGCTTTCACGGTGTGATTGCTAAAACTTCAGGCATGGAAGAATATGGCAATGCAATCCGTAACGTCCTGGAAGGCCATATCTGGCGCTATGACGAAACCGCAGATCCTGATCAGTTGAGCGGACAGCAAACGCGTATTGGCTATGCTCTGCGTCGGCTTTCTGAGCAGGAGAATAATGTTCTGAGCTTGGTGCGCTGTGGTTTAAGGAATAAACAAATAGCACATCAAATGTCACTCACAGAGCACACAATTAAGTCTCATATGTCGAACATTCTTCGTAAGCTTGAGATTGAAAACCGGACGCAGCTGGTTATTGCTGTGCAGAAGATAGATATTAATCAGACACGTTTATTAACGGCCTGA
- the pta gene encoding phosphate acetyltransferase, with translation MTALEKIFQRASADPRSIVLAEGNDPRILEAAVSATAQGIADVTVLGDVEEVKALAVANNLDLTSIAVLDPKASDAAGRYADALFEKRKAKGMTEEKAAELIQDPLYYAQMMVHLGDADGSVAGAVYTTGDVVRGAIQIIGMSESSSMVSSFFLMMMSQPHHDIQGGIVFSDCGLVIDPDAQQLSQIAMSAAASAQTMLGEEPRVAMLSFSTHGSAKHPAVDKVAEATRLVREQMPELKLDGEVQFDAAIVPAIAERKVKDSQVNGQANVLVFPNLEAGNIGYKIAERIGKAEAIGPVLQGLKKPANDLSRGCSAKDVVNVIAITVLQAQNL, from the coding sequence ATGACCGCATTAGAGAAAATTTTCCAGCGAGCGAGTGCCGATCCCCGTTCTATTGTACTGGCAGAAGGTAATGACCCACGTATTCTTGAGGCGGCAGTAAGTGCAACAGCGCAGGGCATTGCAGATGTAACTGTGCTGGGTGATGTGGAAGAGGTTAAGGCGCTGGCTGTCGCGAATAATCTGGATCTTACATCGATTGCTGTTCTAGACCCGAAGGCTTCTGATGCTGCTGGCCGTTATGCTGATGCGTTGTTTGAAAAACGTAAAGCCAAAGGTATGACAGAAGAGAAGGCTGCTGAATTGATTCAGGATCCTCTTTACTATGCACAGATGATGGTACACCTGGGCGATGCTGACGGCTCTGTTGCCGGCGCTGTTTACACTACTGGTGATGTGGTTCGCGGTGCGATTCAGATTATTGGTATGTCTGAAAGCAGCTCTATGGTTTCTAGCTTCTTCCTGATGATGATGTCGCAGCCGCATCACGATATTCAGGGTGGCATTGTTTTCTCTGATTGTGGATTGGTAATTGATCCGGATGCACAGCAGCTTTCACAGATCGCGATGTCTGCTGCGGCAAGTGCTCAGACAATGCTGGGTGAAGAGCCTCGAGTGGCTATGCTGTCATTTTCTACTCATGGTAGCGCCAAGCACCCTGCAGTGGATAAAGTTGCTGAGGCGACTCGCCTGGTACGTGAGCAAATGCCAGAACTGAAGCTGGACGGTGAAGTACAGTTTGATGCCGCAATTGTCCCGGCGATTGCAGAACGTAAAGTAAAAGATTCACAGGTAAACGGTCAGGCTAACGTACTGGTGTTTCCTAACCTTGAGGCTGGCAATATTGGCTATAAGATTGCAGAGCGTATTGGTAAAGCAGAAGCTATCGGACCTGTTTTGCAGGGCCTGAAAAAGCCAGCTAATGACTTATCCCGTGGCTGCAGTGCGAAAGATGTCGTTAACGTAATTGCGATTACGGTGCTGCAGGCACAAAATCTGTAA
- a CDS encoding DUF6506 family protein — protein MALQKYGFIVKSAGLDMFKHQGHLASDNFNMSMAGVQDAGQACFVAQEMLTKGVQLIELCGAFSGEEAQQIRDAIEDRIPVGYVQYTEEERERLTRELS, from the coding sequence ATGGCTTTACAGAAATATGGTTTCATCGTTAAAAGTGCAGGCTTGGATATGTTCAAGCATCAGGGGCATCTGGCGAGTGATAACTTTAATATGTCGATGGCTGGCGTACAGGACGCTGGACAGGCCTGCTTTGTAGCACAAGAGATGCTTACCAAGGGTGTGCAGCTGATCGAATTGTGTGGTGCTTTCTCTGGCGAGGAAGCTCAGCAGATTCGTGATGCAATTGAAGATCGGATTCCGGTTGGTTACGTTCAGTACACAGAAGAAGAACGCGAACGCTTAACGCGCGAGCTGAGTTAA
- a CDS encoding aminotransferase family protein, whose translation MTFNANEFDAKEVVSKDRKNVWHHLSQHKPYEESDPLMIVKGEGMRVWDAKGNEYLDAVSGAVWTVNVGYGRTEIADAVRDQLVTMNYFAQTAGNVPAAQFAEKLLDKMPGMSRVYYSNSGSEANEKCFKMVRQIAEKKYGGVKHKILFRERDYHGTTITALSATGQFERKNQYGPFTPGFVEVPHCCEYRPQEGADLENYGVWAANQIEKVILEEGPETVGALCLEPITAGGGVIEPPAGYWDRVQEICKKYDILLHIDEVVCGLGRTGTWFGYQHYGIKPDMVTMAKGVASGYAAISCTVTTEAVFDMFKEPEDPRMDYFRDISTFGGCTAGPAAALVNMQIIENENLLDNVKIQGEYLIGRLNELKDKYDVIGDVRGKGLFCGFEMVKDRETKEPVDESVSAAIGAHCMANGVIMGRTNRSFREYNNTICMSPALIATQADIDVIVEALDNALAEVAPNA comes from the coding sequence ATGACCTTTAATGCTAATGAGTTTGACGCCAAAGAAGTAGTAAGCAAAGACCGTAAGAATGTATGGCACCATTTGTCACAGCATAAGCCTTATGAAGAAAGCGATCCGTTGATGATCGTTAAAGGCGAAGGTATGCGCGTTTGGGATGCGAAGGGTAATGAATACCTGGATGCTGTTTCCGGTGCAGTATGGACTGTAAACGTTGGCTATGGCCGTACAGAAATTGCTGATGCTGTTCGTGACCAGTTGGTTACTATGAACTACTTCGCTCAGACTGCAGGTAATGTTCCAGCTGCTCAGTTTGCTGAAAAACTGCTCGATAAAATGCCAGGCATGAGCCGTGTTTACTATTCTAACTCTGGTTCTGAAGCGAACGAAAAGTGCTTCAAGATGGTTCGCCAGATTGCTGAGAAGAAATACGGCGGCGTTAAGCATAAGATTCTGTTCCGTGAGCGTGATTACCACGGTACAACTATTACTGCACTGAGTGCGACTGGCCAGTTTGAGCGTAAGAACCAGTACGGTCCTTTCACGCCTGGTTTTGTTGAAGTACCTCACTGCTGCGAATACCGCCCACAAGAAGGTGCGGATCTGGAAAATTACGGCGTTTGGGCTGCAAACCAGATTGAAAAAGTAATTCTGGAAGAAGGTCCTGAAACTGTAGGTGCGCTGTGTCTTGAGCCTATCACTGCTGGTGGTGGTGTTATTGAGCCGCCTGCGGGTTACTGGGATCGCGTTCAGGAAATCTGTAAAAAGTACGACATCCTGCTGCACATTGATGAAGTAGTATGTGGTCTGGGTCGTACCGGTACATGGTTCGGTTATCAGCACTATGGTATCAAACCAGACATGGTAACTATGGCGAAAGGTGTAGCTTCCGGTTATGCAGCTATTTCCTGCACAGTGACAACTGAAGCTGTATTCGACATGTTTAAAGAGCCAGAAGATCCACGTATGGATTACTTCCGTGATATTTCCACTTTCGGTGGTTGTACTGCAGGTCCTGCTGCGGCACTGGTTAACATGCAGATTATCGAAAACGAAAATCTGCTGGATAACGTTAAGATTCAGGGCGAATACCTGATCGGTCGTTTGAACGAGCTGAAAGATAAGTACGACGTTATCGGTGATGTACGTGGTAAAGGTTTGTTCTGTGGTTTCGAGATGGTTAAAGACCGTGAAACTAAAGAGCCTGTTGATGAAAGCGTTTCTGCTGCTATCGGTGCACACTGCATGGCAAATGGCGTAATCATGGGCCGTACTAACCGTTCTTTCCGTGAATACAACAACACTATCTGTATGAGCCCTGCACTGATTGCGACTCAGGCTGATATTGATGTAATTGTTGAAGCACTGGATAACGCACTGGCTGAAGTAGCACCTAACGCTTAA
- the pdxR gene encoding MocR-like pyridoxine biosynthesis transcription factor PdxR, with translation MFQLFHLTPGKGGSLQQQLREQIATAILNGNIPVDSPLPSSRKLAQQLNVARNTVVLAYEHLLDDGYLLARERSGYYVNPDILNGQVKLDAPNRQEVDIPGTHIDWGKRFKLRPSEQSNIVKPRDWQSYSYPFIYGQFDTSLFPTVNWRECCRDAVSGPAIGDWAADRFDNDDPLLVEQIRTRLLPRRGVWASADQILVTVGAQQSLYMLAKLLLDEESVIGLEEPGYVDIRNIASLNPSQVRPIPVDKDGMQVDERLTGCDMVYTTPSHQCPTTVTMPIERRYELLKRAEEDNFLIIEDDYESETNFKSNPIPALKSLDKNDRVLYIGSLSKTLAPGLRVGYMVGPAELIEEARALRRLMVRHPAANNQRSVALFLERGYHDSLIMNIMRNYQTRWRAMDEALTEYLPESHDQPTFGGSCYWVKGPEGLDTLELQKRAMEEGILIESGAIHFLQEPVPKNYFRLAYSSISTDKIEPGIKKLAELIHSMVE, from the coding sequence ATGTTTCAGCTTTTTCATTTGACTCCAGGTAAAGGCGGCAGTTTACAGCAGCAGTTACGGGAGCAGATTGCGACAGCGATACTTAACGGCAATATTCCGGTGGATTCACCGTTGCCGTCCAGTCGTAAATTGGCACAACAGCTGAATGTCGCTCGGAATACGGTCGTCCTGGCTTACGAGCATTTGCTGGATGATGGTTATTTACTGGCGCGTGAGCGCAGCGGATATTATGTGAATCCTGATATTTTAAATGGTCAGGTGAAGCTTGATGCTCCTAATCGTCAGGAAGTCGACATTCCTGGGACACATATCGACTGGGGAAAGCGTTTTAAGCTGCGTCCCAGCGAGCAGAGTAATATTGTTAAACCCCGCGACTGGCAGAGTTATAGCTACCCGTTTATTTATGGTCAGTTTGATACCTCATTATTTCCAACAGTTAACTGGCGTGAGTGTTGCCGTGATGCAGTAAGTGGTCCTGCTATTGGTGACTGGGCGGCAGATCGTTTTGATAATGATGATCCTTTACTGGTTGAGCAGATTCGTACCCGATTGCTGCCGCGCAGAGGGGTATGGGCGTCTGCAGATCAGATTCTGGTGACAGTTGGTGCGCAACAGTCGCTGTACATGCTGGCCAAGCTGCTACTGGATGAAGAAAGCGTTATTGGTCTGGAAGAGCCGGGTTATGTAGATATTCGTAATATTGCCAGTCTTAATCCTTCGCAGGTACGACCAATTCCTGTCGATAAGGATGGCATGCAGGTGGATGAGCGGCTGACCGGCTGTGACATGGTGTACACGACGCCCAGTCACCAGTGTCCTACAACAGTGACAATGCCGATTGAACGGCGTTATGAGCTTTTGAAGCGGGCAGAGGAAGATAATTTCCTCATTATCGAAGATGATTACGAGAGTGAAACGAATTTTAAGTCTAATCCAATTCCCGCGTTGAAGAGCCTGGATAAGAATGATCGTGTTCTTTACATTGGTAGCTTATCAAAAACGCTGGCGCCGGGACTGCGGGTCGGTTACATGGTTGGCCCTGCGGAGCTTATTGAAGAAGCGCGTGCGCTGCGACGACTAATGGTGCGTCACCCTGCGGCGAATAATCAGCGTTCTGTTGCTTTGTTTCTTGAGCGGGGTTATCACGACTCTCTGATTATGAATATTATGCGTAATTATCAGACTCGCTGGCGGGCAATGGATGAAGCGCTGACGGAATATTTACCGGAGTCTCATGATCAACCGACGTTTGGCGGTTCATGTTACTGGGTAAAAGGGCCTGAAGGGCTGGACACGCTAGAGCTTCAGAAACGGGCGATGGAAGAGGGGATTCTGATAGAGTCCGGTGCGATACATTTCTTGCAAGAGCCGGTGCCGAAAAACTATTTCCGCCTGGCTTACTCCTCAATTTCTACTGATAAGATAGAGCCAGGAATTAAAAAACTGGCTGAACTGATCCATTCGATGGTCGAGTAA